AGCAGGAACCAGAAGGCAATGGCCAAAAGCCAATTCCAGAGATTGAAATACTCCGTCATGAAACCCCCATCATCTTGAAACTCTCCAGAAAGCCGAAGGCCTTGCGGGCCCCGGCACCGGAAGAGTTGCCGAAGGAGGGGAGGACGTCAATGACAGGGAAGGAAGATGCCCTCGGGGCGTCAATCGGCCTCGATCACGGACAGTGCTTCGCCGGCATAAACGATGACATAGCCACCATCCGCCCGCGCCTCCCTCGCCCACCGGTGCAGACTGTCCCGATAAGGCTCACGGAGCCACGCCTCGGGATACTCAGGGTCTACGAGAACCGTGATCTGCTTTCCCTGCCTGTAGACCATCATGTGACAGCGGGAGGGCTCCCAGGCATCGTCGAGCAGCGGATTGGACATCCATGCGCAGAGGAAATCGCGACAGGTGGCAGGCCTCGTCTCATAGGACGAGCAGCCGTTGCCGACGATGCAGTGCCGACAGAACGTGTTGGCGGGTTTGTCGAGTTCATCGATATCGGGCAGGTAGCAGCAGAGCGTGCAGGAGCCGCAGGCGCGTTCCTTCACGGCAAGCGCCGCATCCATAACCATCGTCATTGATCCCCTCTCCCGCTCACGAACGGATGCGCCAAAACCGGCACGTAGGGGGAAGCCTTATCAGAAGCGGCCGGCGATGGCAGCCCGCAGGATCAGCGCAAGCTTGTCCGTATCAAGCCGGACCGGATTTCCGCCTGCGCAAGGATCGACCGCCGCCATGGTGGCCACCCGCTCCACGTCGATGCTGGCAAGCCCGATATCGCCAAGCGTCGCGCCGATACCGACGTCCCGACGCATCGCATGCAACCATTCTACCACGGCTCCTGCCCCTTCACCGGGCAGATCGAGGAAACGGGCCAGCAAGGCCAGCTTGTCGCCAATCGCCGGCGCATTGAATTCCAACACATAGGGCATCAGAACCGCGTTCAGCAGGCCGTGGTGGGCATCGTAGAGGGCACCTAACGGATGGGCGAGCGCATGCACCGCGCCAAGCCCCTTCTGCAGGGCAACGCAGCCCATGCCGGAGGCGACAAGCATCTGCGAGCGCGCCTCGATGTTCGAACCGTCCGCGACCGCGACAGGCAACCATTGGCGAATGATGCGCAGCGCATTGAGGGCCACCCCCTCCGCCATGGGATGGAAGGACGACGCGGAGAAGGCCTCCAGCGAATGGCTGAGCGCATCCATGCCGGTCGCTGCCGTAATGTGCGCAGGCAGGCCTATCGTCAGCTCCGGATCCATGATGACCGCGACCGGCATCATGCGGGGATGGAAGATGATGACCTTGCGATGCCCGCTCTCATCGGTGATGACGGAGGAACGCCCGAGTTCGGAACCTGTGCCAGCCGTCGTCGGAATGGCGATGACGGGAATGAGACGCGAGGTATCTACCCGTTGCCAATTGTCGCCGATATCCTCGAAATCCCAGATCGGCCGTTCCTGCGTCGCCATCAGGGCGATGGCCTTGGCAGCATCCAGCGCGCTTCCGCCGCCGACGGCCACGACACAATCGTAGCCGCCCGCCCTGAGCTTGGCGACACCGTTCTCGACATTGGTGCCCGTCGGATTGGGCTTCACCTCCGTGAAGAAGCCCGGCCCCAGTCCCGCGCAAATCAGCGTGGAAAGCGTCGCATCGACCGGAGGCAGAAGCTTCAGCCCTTCGTCGGTCACCACCAGCGGCCGCGATAATCCCAGTTCAGAAAGCATCGACCCCAGTTCCGCTATGCGGCCCGGGCCGAACCGCACGACGGTCGGAAAACTCCAGTTGGCGGGATGCGAAAAAGGCACCTCTGGCATGATGCACGTCTCCTCCGGTTACGCAGTACTACTCGCTCGCTCCGACGAACTCCTGTCGTTTGAGCGCGCGCCGACGCATCACCTCGGCAAAGGCGACCAGGCCGAGAGCTGGCAGGAAATTCAATGTGGCAAGCGCAGGATAGATCGGAGACGATCCGACGGCGATTCCGCTGTACACGAACACCGGAAGCGTTCTCGCAGTTCCGGCCAAAGAGTAGGACACATAAAAATTTCCCCATGACAGCAGGAAGGCGAAGGTCGCGGCGGAAAGAATGCCCGGCCAGAGCAGCGGGAACGTCACCTCGCGAAACACTTCGTAGCCCGTCGCTCCGGCATCGCGAGCCGCATCCTCCAGCGTATCGTCGAAACCGTAGACCTGCACCGCAACGACGACCAGCGCGAACGGGGTAATATAGACGACATGGCCAATCACCACGGTCGCAAGCCCCGTGGAAAAGCCGAGCCAGCTGCCAAGCACCGAAAACCACAAGAGCATGACAACGCCAAGCAGCAGCTGCGGGAACAGCAGAGGCGCGAAGGTCAGCGCCTGAAAGGCCCGCTGCATGCGGAAGCGATAGCGTATCCATGCGATCGCACCAGCCGTTCCGAGCAGTGTCGCGAACACCGTGGTGATGATCGCAACGATGGCAGAGTTGGTGACCGCCGGGAGGAAATCCGGCTTCCTCCACAATTCGCCATACCACTCCAGCGAAAAGCTCTCGATGGGCAGCGTCAGCACGCGGCTGCCGGTGAAGGAGAACACCACCAGCGTCACGATCGGAATATAGAGGAAAACAAGCAGCGCCAGCATCGAGCCGATGAGCAGCGCACTGACGGTCCGGTTCTTGAAATGCTCCGACATCACGCAGGCACCTCCACGTTGCGCACTTGACGCAGCTTGAGAATGGCGAGCACCAGCATCAGGGACAGCGCGCCGATGGCGATCAGCACCAGCGTCAGTGCGGCACCGAGCGGCCAGTTGACGCGGGTCTCGAAGCTCTGCCGGATCAGTTCCGACGCCAGCGGCGACGTGCCGCCACCAAGAACCTTCGGCTCGAGGAAGACACCAAGGCTGAGAACGAACACCAAGACCGCACCGGAATAGAGCCCCGGACGCGACAGCGGCAGCGTCACCTCGAAGAAGGTGCGGATGCGCGAGGCACCGGCGTCATAGGACGCCAGCATCAGGTCGCGGTCGATCCTCACCAGAGACAGATAGATCGTGAAGACGGGATAGACCGCGAGGTTATAGACCATGCCGATCATCGTCGCCGTCTCGGTGAACAGCAGGTTCGTCGCCTCCGGTCCGAAGCCGATATGGGCCAGCAGCCAGTTCAGCACGCCGTTCTTGTCCAGCACCAGGATCCAGCCGAAAGTCTTCAGCACGGCATCCGTCAGGAAGGCGAAGATGATCAGGATCTGGATCTGCGCATTATACGCCTTGAGACGGGTCGCCAGCGCATAGGCCGCGGGATAGGCGATGAGCAGGCACAGCACGACGCAGAGAAGCGCCATGCCCACCGTGCGCATCATGATCGTCCAGTAGTGCGGCTTGGAAAATACCTCCGTCCACACCTTGAGATCCCAGGTCCAGTTGAGGCGATAGAACTGCGTCGTCTGGAAGGACAGGACCGCGGTCATGGCCAGCGGAATGATGAAGAAGACGACCATCACGATCGCCAGCGGCGCAACGGCTGCGATCAGAACCGGATCGTTCCAGGTCTTGGCGTGTGTCTTCATGCCTGCCCCGCCAGAAGGAAAGCCTGCGACGGCTGGAAGCCCACCTGCACGGCCTCACCGACCTCGGCCGGCAATTGCAGCGATCCGGCGAGATCGACGATCAGCGGTGCATCCCGGCCGGCGATGCGCACGCGATACTGCGTGGACGATCCCTTGATGAAATATTCCTCGACGGTGCCGGAAAGCAGCCATTCGCCTGCCACGGCATCGCCCCGCACCAGCCGCAGGGTCTCCGGACGGACAAGCAGGGAACCGTCGGCGCCGGAGAAGACGGGCGAGATATTGGGTTCGGCCAGCGTGGCCGGAACATTGCCGGCGAGCGGGCTCGCAATCGTTGCAGGACCGTCACCAACACGGGTCACGGACACCGGCAGGAAATTCGTCTCGCCGATAAAGCCGGCGACGAAGGTCTCGACAGGACGGTAATAGATGTCGGAAGGCGTGCCGATCTGCACCACGCGACCGCCGCGCATGACGCAGATGCGGTCGGCGAGCATCATCGCCTCTTCCAGATCGTGCGTCACCAGAACGAAGCTCGTTCCGAGTTCCCGATGCAGTTTCTTCAGTTCCGCCTGCAGCGACTTCTTGAGCTTGGCGTCGAGCGCGCTCATCGGCTCGTCCAGCAGAAGCACGCCGGGACGCGATACCAGCGCGCGCGCCAGCGCCACGCGCTGCTGTTCGCCACCGGAAAGCTGAGCCGGATAGCGGTTCAGATATTCGGGCTTGAGATGCATGAGGTCGAGCATCGCGCGCACCCGTGTCGCGATCTCAGTCTTGTTCGTCCTGGCAAGCTTCAGCGGAAAGCCGATGTTTTCCGCCACCGTCTTGTGCGGAAACAGCGCCAGCTTCTGGAACACCATGCGGGTCGGCCGCTTGGCCGCGGGCACTCCG
The window above is part of the Rhizobium sp. ACO-34A genome. Proteins encoded here:
- a CDS encoding alcohol dehydrogenase, with amino-acid sequence MPEVPFSHPANWSFPTVVRFGPGRIAELGSMLSELGLSRPLVVTDEGLKLLPPVDATLSTLICAGLGPGFFTEVKPNPTGTNVENGVAKLRAGGYDCVVAVGGGSALDAAKAIALMATQERPIWDFEDIGDNWQRVDTSRLIPVIAIPTTAGTGSELGRSSVITDESGHRKVIIFHPRMMPVAVIMDPELTIGLPAHITAATGMDALSHSLEAFSASSFHPMAEGVALNALRIIRQWLPVAVADGSNIEARSQMLVASGMGCVALQKGLGAVHALAHPLGALYDAHHGLLNAVLMPYVLEFNAPAIGDKLALLARFLDLPGEGAGAVVEWLHAMRRDVGIGATLGDIGLASIDVERVATMAAVDPCAGGNPVRLDTDKLALILRAAIAGRF